The Argonema galeatum A003/A1 genome includes a region encoding these proteins:
- a CDS encoding glycosyltransferase family 2 protein codes for MDDKQLFISVIIPVYNGEKYLAEAIQNIKNQDYKPLEIIVIDDGSTDGTPEVAAEFKDCIRYVYQQNSGPAAARNHGIRIANGDVIAFLDVDDLWSDDKLKLQADYLANNPSVEIVQGLIQQMKLSEPTANNQPIFEPAYKPYSYINLGSAIYRKSVFDKIGFFDETLNYAEDVDWFIRAWENGISKLVLERVSLFYRKHKDNMTSGKNLVELGFVRIFKKHLDRCRKRGDSQIISLLDMPINEYLGTSPEIPKIV; via the coding sequence ATGGACGATAAGCAATTATTCATTAGCGTTATTATCCCAGTTTACAACGGGGAAAAATATCTAGCCGAAGCAATTCAAAATATCAAAAATCAGGATTATAAACCATTAGAAATCATTGTAATTGATGATGGATCGACCGATGGAACACCTGAAGTCGCGGCGGAATTTAAGGACTGTATCCGTTATGTTTATCAGCAAAATAGCGGGCCAGCAGCGGCTCGCAATCACGGGATAAGGATAGCCAATGGTGATGTAATTGCCTTCTTAGATGTTGACGATCTATGGTCGGATGATAAACTGAAACTGCAAGCAGATTACTTAGCAAATAATCCCTCAGTAGAAATTGTACAAGGATTAATCCAACAGATGAAATTATCGGAACCGACAGCGAACAATCAACCCATATTTGAACCTGCTTACAAACCTTACAGCTATATTAATCTAGGGAGCGCAATTTATCGAAAATCAGTTTTTGATAAAATTGGTTTTTTTGACGAAACGCTCAACTATGCCGAAGATGTAGATTGGTTTATCCGAGCGTGGGAAAATGGCATTTCAAAGCTTGTATTGGAACGAGTAAGCCTGTTTTATCGCAAGCACAAAGATAATATGACATCTGGTAAAAATTTAGTTGAGCTTGGGTTTGTAAGAATTTTCAAAAAACATTTAGATCGGTGCCGAAAGCGAGGAGATTCTCAAATTATTTCTTTATTAGATATGCCAATTAATGAGTACCTTGGCACTTCTCCTGAAATACCCAAAATAGTGTAA
- a CDS encoding serine kinase → MITNELENSEKQSKTEQQDPLAFFARVYELYEKAEAASGTAVERFYCIGGLKIRLRFAGVALIPYMTPALSHLATEPFSDPALTVCLWDSTSTNTVMPPPPWQRNHHHPKRGEIHGYNTDRIHTSFQWGAFALSMLDSDRNLGIYWVETTEQIPYWETGSPLRTIFNVWMNKRGIQLVHAGAVGLPSGGVLLVGKGGSGKSTTALTCLNSELFYASDDYSLIACEPTPTVFSIYNTGKKNADDVNRLPFLAAAISNRDRLSEEKALYFINQHFPEKILTNFPIRAVLVPRITGKTDTSLTATSAVAALTSLAPSTMIQLPGAGKEACQIMMQVLKQVPSYYLELGTDLNQIPQVIFNLITKQ, encoded by the coding sequence ATGATTACAAACGAGTTGGAAAATTCCGAAAAACAAAGCAAAACAGAACAACAAGATCCTCTAGCTTTTTTCGCTCGCGTCTATGAACTATACGAAAAAGCTGAAGCTGCGTCTGGGACTGCTGTTGAGCGTTTTTATTGTATAGGCGGGTTGAAAATCCGGTTGCGTTTTGCTGGTGTCGCCTTAATTCCATACATGACTCCCGCTTTATCACACCTAGCGACAGAACCCTTTTCAGATCCAGCACTGACAGTTTGTTTGTGGGATAGCACCTCGACAAATACCGTCATGCCACCTCCACCTTGGCAGAGAAATCACCATCATCCCAAGCGCGGAGAAATTCACGGTTACAATACCGATCGCATTCACACCAGTTTCCAATGGGGCGCATTTGCGCTTAGTATGTTAGATAGCGATCGCAATCTAGGAATTTATTGGGTTGAAACAACCGAACAAATTCCTTACTGGGAAACAGGTTCACCGCTGCGGACAATTTTTAACGTCTGGATGAATAAGCGGGGAATCCAGCTAGTTCATGCTGGTGCTGTCGGACTCCCATCTGGCGGCGTGTTGCTAGTCGGAAAAGGAGGTTCTGGTAAATCTACCACCGCTTTAACTTGCCTGAATTCAGAGCTTTTTTATGCCAGCGACGATTACAGTCTCATCGCCTGCGAACCAACGCCGACGGTGTTTAGCATCTACAACACTGGCAAAAAAAATGCCGATGATGTGAACAGATTACCGTTTTTGGCGGCGGCTATCAGTAATCGCGATCGCCTTTCAGAGGAAAAAGCACTTTATTTCATCAACCAACATTTCCCCGAAAAAATATTGACAAATTTCCCCATCCGTGCTGTTTTAGTTCCTCGCATTACTGGAAAAACAGATACCTCCTTAACAGCTACATCTGCCGTCGCCGCTTTAACTTCACTAGCACCGAGTACGATGATACAATTACCGGGTGCTGGTAAAGAAGCTTGCCAGATTATGATGCAAGTTTTGAAACAAGTTCCTTCTTATTATCTAGAACTCGGTACTGATTTAAACCAAATTCCTCAAGTGATTTTCAATCTCATTACAAAGCAATAA
- a CDS encoding PqqD family protein, giving the protein MIKTSDKFRINSPKVVHEIIDGEVVIVNLDKGDYYSLVKAGADIWEGLTRGISKADMLEDMVQRYDTSRENIENAINDLIEKLQLEELIIIEQTEESKSSNTTNKPIETKANTEKLSFETPNLQKYTDMEELLALDPIHEVDEMGWPNAKQDL; this is encoded by the coding sequence ATGATAAAAACGTCTGACAAATTTAGAATTAATTCTCCTAAAGTAGTACATGAAATCATTGATGGAGAAGTGGTAATTGTCAACCTTGATAAGGGAGATTATTACAGTTTGGTGAAAGCAGGAGCCGATATTTGGGAAGGGTTAACCAGAGGTATTTCCAAAGCGGATATGCTGGAAGATATGGTTCAGCGCTACGACACCAGTCGCGAAAATATTGAAAACGCCATCAATGATTTGATTGAAAAATTACAGTTAGAAGAACTGATTATCATCGAACAAACAGAAGAGTCGAAATCCTCAAATACAACAAACAAACCAATCGAAACTAAAGCTAATACAGAAAAGCTTAGCTTTGAAACTCCAAACTTACAAAAATACACGGATATGGAAGAATTGCTGGCTTTAGATCCCATCCATGAAGTTGATGAAATGGGTTGGCCGAATGCTAAGCAGGATCTCTGA
- a CDS encoding serine/threonine-protein kinase, whose protein sequence is MVYCLNPDCQKPTSNPEGTKFCQNCGSKLLLSGRYRAIKLIGEGGFGRTFLAVDEYKPSKRRCVIKQFFYQGAAAQTAATLFEQEAVRLDDLGAHPQIPELFAHFEADKRQYLVQQFIDGQNLAQALEAEGPLSETQIRDLLNNLLPLLDFIHSHNVIHRDIKPENIIRRSPGVGGDELVLVDFGAAKFVTTTAFARTGTKIGTAEYSAPEQAMGKAEFASDLYSLGVTSIHLLSQMHPFDLFSISEDAWVWRDYLRSPLQDENLGKVLDKMLERATNRRYRSAQEILEELNPQPKPARNLSTNIPLGNLYGTGNTSSPIKSYQLPVTNYPSPITSVQSSALAKTWRCSSSLTGHSNWVWSVAFSPDGKTLASGSRDKTIKLWELGTGKQIRTLWGHSNWVWSVAFSPDGKTLVSGSGDKTLKIWQIPSGKIIRTLTGHSGPIYSIAVSPDGQTIASGSGDKTIRIWQIDSSEAIYTLARHLFWVRCIAISPDGQILASGGLDNNIHLWHINTGKWSRTFMGHSNWVRFIAFSPDGKILASASYDKTIKVWDLATGKEIYTLTGHTDLISCIAISPDGQILASSGRDKTIKFWQLSNGQEISSINDRSDAVSCIAFSPDGQTLVTGNLDKSIKIWRCD, encoded by the coding sequence ATGGTTTACTGCCTCAATCCGGATTGCCAGAAACCCACCAGCAACCCAGAGGGAACAAAATTTTGTCAAAATTGCGGCTCCAAATTGCTGTTAAGCGGACGCTACCGTGCTATAAAGCTGATCGGTGAAGGTGGCTTTGGCAGAACCTTCTTGGCGGTGGATGAATACAAACCCTCCAAACGGCGCTGCGTAATCAAACAGTTTTTTTACCAAGGCGCAGCTGCCCAAACAGCGGCAACACTATTTGAACAAGAAGCCGTGCGGCTGGATGATTTGGGGGCGCATCCCCAGATTCCCGAACTTTTCGCCCATTTTGAAGCGGATAAGCGCCAATATTTGGTGCAACAGTTTATCGATGGGCAAAACTTAGCCCAAGCACTGGAAGCAGAAGGCCCATTGAGCGAAACGCAGATTCGAGACTTGCTGAACAATTTATTGCCGCTACTTGACTTCATCCACTCTCACAACGTTATTCACCGCGACATCAAGCCAGAAAACATCATTCGCAGATCTCCAGGAGTTGGGGGAGATGAGTTAGTTTTGGTTGATTTTGGGGCTGCTAAATTCGTGACGACAACAGCATTTGCCAGAACCGGAACCAAGATTGGTACTGCTGAGTATTCAGCACCAGAACAAGCGATGGGCAAAGCTGAGTTTGCTAGCGATCTCTACAGTTTAGGCGTTACCAGCATCCATCTGCTAAGTCAAATGCACCCATTTGACTTATTTAGTATCAGCGAAGATGCTTGGGTGTGGCGGGATTACTTGAGGAGTCCGTTGCAGGATGAGAATTTAGGTAAAGTGCTGGATAAAATGCTGGAAAGGGCAACCAACCGACGCTATCGTTCAGCCCAAGAAATACTCGAAGAGTTAAATCCTCAACCTAAACCAGCAAGGAATTTGAGTACGAATATTCCTTTGGGAAATCTCTACGGAACTGGAAATACTTCATCACCAATTAAGAGTTACCAATTACCCGTTACCAATTACCCATCGCCCATCACTTCTGTGCAATCTTCTGCACTAGCTAAAACTTGGAGATGCTCTAGCAGCCTCACCGGCCATTCTAACTGGGTTTGGTCGGTTGCCTTCAGTCCCGATGGCAAGACTCTTGCTAGCGGCAGTCGCGACAAAACTATCAAGCTTTGGGAATTGGGCACTGGGAAGCAAATCCGCACCCTCTGGGGACATTCTAATTGGGTTTGGTCGGTGGCATTTAGCCCAGATGGCAAAACTCTTGTCAGCGGCAGTGGAGACAAAACGCTGAAGATTTGGCAGATACCCAGCGGCAAAATTATCCGCACTCTCACAGGTCATTCTGGCCCCATTTATTCGATCGCAGTCAGCCCCGATGGACAGACAATCGCCAGCGGTAGCGGCGACAAAACGATCAGGATTTGGCAAATAGACAGCAGCGAAGCCATCTACACCCTCGCCCGTCATCTATTCTGGGTTCGTTGCATCGCCATCAGTCCCGATGGACAGATTCTCGCCAGTGGCGGTTTGGACAACAATATCCATTTGTGGCACATAAACACTGGAAAATGGAGCCGCACCTTTATGGGGCATTCCAATTGGGTGCGTTTCATCGCTTTTAGCCCGGATGGCAAAATTCTTGCCAGTGCTAGTTATGATAAAACTATCAAGGTTTGGGATTTGGCTACTGGGAAAGAAATTTATACTCTGACGGGACATACAGACTTGATTAGTTGTATTGCAATTAGTCCCGATGGACAGATTCTAGCTAGTAGCGGTCGGGATAAAACTATCAAGTTTTGGCAGTTGAGTAATGGTCAGGAAATCTCTAGCATCAACGATCGATCGGACGCGGTTAGTTGTATTGCCTTCAGTCCCGATGGGCAGACTTTAGTCACCGGCAATTTGGACAAAAGCATCAAGATTTGGCGGTGCGATTAA
- a CDS encoding CPBP family intramembrane glutamic endopeptidase, whose translation MTDPLPNDPEFESLTRPQLLVAMGVTAILLLVVAKLWLQFGAVSILGVKWTNSALPLGLAQGLGITAASSLVYRLWPAYRKSADMYLALVLKPLLWPDLIWLALLPGLSEELLFRGVMLPALGLDIPALVVSSLCFGILHLSGLEQWPYVIWATVVGLVLGYSALATGNLLVPIVAHIVTNLVSSCLWKLDSRNNGGGSQRSFKT comes from the coding sequence GTGACAGATCCTCTACCTAACGATCCCGAATTTGAATCGCTGACACGCCCTCAACTTTTAGTCGCGATGGGCGTTACAGCAATCTTGTTGTTGGTGGTAGCCAAGCTATGGCTACAATTTGGCGCAGTCTCAATCCTGGGCGTCAAATGGACGAACTCAGCTTTACCCTTGGGATTGGCTCAAGGTTTGGGAATTACAGCCGCTAGTTCCCTCGTTTATCGCCTTTGGCCCGCCTACCGCAAAAGCGCCGATATGTACCTGGCATTGGTGCTAAAACCCTTACTGTGGCCCGACTTGATCTGGCTGGCACTCCTGCCGGGATTGAGTGAAGAATTATTGTTTCGCGGTGTAATGCTGCCTGCGTTGGGCTTGGATATCCCCGCATTAGTCGTAAGCAGTCTCTGCTTTGGCATCTTGCATCTTAGCGGTTTGGAACAGTGGCCTTATGTGATTTGGGCAACCGTCGTCGGTTTGGTGCTGGGATATAGCGCCCTTGCCACAGGCAATCTGTTAGTCCCAATAGTCGCTCACATCGTCACGAATCTGGTTTCTAGTTGTCTTTGGAAGCTGGATAGCCGTAACAACGGCGGCGGTTCGCAGCGCTCTTTCAAAACCTAA
- a CDS encoding DUF3326 domain-containing protein: MVERLYTVVLIVPTGIGAAIGGYAGDALPVARAIASCCDRLITHPNVLNGASLYWPLPNSFYVEGYGLDKFAAGCWGLRPVHQNRIGLILDRAIEPDLRWRHLQAADAARATLGLNLTDYVVTDAPLGVELRTSASGASWGTIQNPDSLLRAAEVLITQARANAIAVVARFPEDIESEAAENYRQGKGVDPVAGAEAIISHLIVRTFQIPCAHAPACSPPPLSPHLSPRSAAEELGYTFLPCVLVGLSHAPQFVTPAGSQKSKVKSQKSPNHQSPNDIWADQVDALIVPATACGGSAILSLSQLPVQIIAVEENQTQMQVPPEQVGIEALRVHSYLEALGALVAHRAGISPSALSPDLSPIRSLPKNW; encoded by the coding sequence TTGGTTGAGCGTCTTTACACGGTTGTATTAATTGTGCCGACAGGAATTGGGGCGGCGATCGGAGGCTATGCGGGGGATGCGTTGCCTGTGGCTCGTGCGATCGCATCCTGTTGCGATCGCCTCATCACCCACCCCAACGTCCTCAATGGTGCCAGTTTATACTGGCCTTTACCTAACTCCTTCTACGTCGAAGGCTATGGACTTGACAAATTTGCCGCCGGATGTTGGGGATTGCGCCCGGTTCATCAAAATAGAATTGGTTTAATACTCGATCGCGCGATCGAACCAGATTTGCGGTGGCGACACCTGCAAGCAGCTGACGCCGCTAGAGCCACCCTGGGATTAAATCTTACCGACTATGTAGTGACAGATGCCCCGTTGGGGGTGGAATTGCGGACATCCGCATCCGGTGCATCTTGGGGTACTATTCAAAATCCCGATAGCTTATTAAGAGCAGCAGAGGTTTTGATAACTCAAGCAAGGGCAAATGCGATCGCAGTCGTAGCCCGTTTCCCCGAAGATATAGAAAGCGAAGCCGCAGAAAACTATCGACAGGGCAAAGGCGTTGACCCCGTAGCCGGTGCCGAAGCCATCATCAGCCACCTAATCGTCAGAACATTTCAAATACCCTGCGCCCACGCCCCCGCCTGCTCCCCACCTCCCCTCTCTCCTCACCTATCCCCCCGCTCAGCCGCCGAAGAATTGGGCTACACCTTCCTACCCTGCGTCCTCGTTGGCTTAAGTCACGCCCCCCAGTTCGTCACCCCTGCGGGAAGTCAAAAGTCAAAAGTCAAAAGTCAAAAATCTCCCAATCATCAATCACCAAATGATATCTGGGCTGACCAAGTAGACGCCCTCATCGTACCCGCAACGGCTTGCGGCGGCAGTGCCATACTCAGTCTTAGCCAGCTGCCCGTACAAATTATCGCCGTCGAAGAAAATCAAACCCAGATGCAAGTTCCTCCAGAGCAGGTAGGGATCGAAGCATTACGGGTACACTCATATTTAGAGGCACTGGGCGCATTGGTAGCCCATCGAGCAGGTATTAGTCCATCCGCTCTCAGTCCAGACCTCTCCCCCATACGTAGCCTCCCAAAGAACTGGTGA
- a CDS encoding 2Fe-2S iron-sulfur cluster-binding protein translates to MPKTYTVEIQHQANTYTLQVPEDEKILRIAEAAGINLPNSCNAGVCTTCAAKIIEGKVDQTDGMGVSRELQEKGYVLLCIACPRSDLKIETEKEDELYYLQFGQYQK, encoded by the coding sequence ATGCCCAAGACTTACACCGTCGAAATTCAGCACCAAGCTAATACCTACACCCTGCAAGTACCAGAAGATGAAAAGATTCTTCGCATCGCCGAAGCAGCCGGAATAAACTTGCCGAATTCCTGCAATGCGGGGGTTTGTACCACTTGTGCGGCTAAAATTATAGAAGGAAAAGTGGATCAAACTGATGGGATGGGCGTCAGTAGAGAACTTCAGGAAAAAGGCTATGTTTTGCTCTGCATAGCTTGTCCGCGCTCCGACTTGAAGATTGAAACTGAGAAAGAAGACGAACTATATTACCTGCAATTTGGACAATACCAGAAGTAA
- a CDS encoding prevent-host-death protein — protein sequence MNWKIEQAQQQLSQLIGDAIEEPQLIYNQDRLVAAVVEPELFQEFLEWKHQHHKRSLADSFAELHQICVEEDYTLEVPPRQDRFNPSID from the coding sequence ATGAACTGGAAAATTGAGCAAGCCCAACAGCAGTTATCCCAACTGATCGGGGATGCTATTGAAGAGCCTCAACTGATTTATAATCAAGATCGACTCGTCGCTGCGGTGGTAGAGCCAGAACTATTCCAAGAATTCCTAGAATGGAAACACCAACATCATAAACGATCCCTAGCCGATAGCTTTGCCGAATTGCATCAGATCTGTGTAGAGGAAGACTACACTCTGGAAGTTCCTCCTCGCCAAGATCGGTTCAATCCATCGATCGATTAG
- a CDS encoding YcjF family protein, which yields MADNDFSFDDILTRISEAYKDAETKVGQCNVLVIGKTGVGKSTLINAVFRDRLAETGVGRPVTQGIRQYTKQDCPITVYDTPGLELNAEQIHRVKLEVAELIEDKIILAAQEHIHVVWYCINHEANRIEEIEEEWIKDIDIKEVPVILILTQAISIDEEDGSDFLISLEKRNLPVSYIIPVLSEPKRVGRYTVETYGLKRLVEATFELLPEVAKKAFVKEQIASLNLKSDEAFKYVTGYVASSAIIGASPIPFSDAFLLVPIQTTMLAHITAIFGLPFDKAFIGAILSASIGAGGMAAAGRFIVTNLIKLIPGAGTLVGGAIAASTAATLTLALGLSYIELLKRYMKAQINGETISLPNLTRMFAELYKDYIQTGRTTPEDDDWHPREIDID from the coding sequence TGGTGATAGGCAAAACAGGTGTAGGTAAAAGTACGCTAATTAATGCTGTTTTTCGCGATCGCCTAGCGGAAACAGGCGTTGGTAGACCAGTTACTCAAGGCATTCGCCAATATACCAAACAGGATTGTCCCATCACTGTATATGATACTCCCGGTCTTGAACTTAATGCCGAACAAATACATCGGGTTAAGCTAGAAGTTGCCGAACTAATTGAAGATAAAATTATCTTAGCTGCCCAAGAACATATTCATGTTGTTTGGTACTGCATCAACCATGAGGCAAATAGAATTGAGGAGATAGAAGAAGAATGGATTAAGGATATCGACATCAAAGAAGTGCCAGTTATTCTAATCTTAACTCAAGCGATATCGATAGACGAAGAAGATGGTAGCGATTTCCTAATTTCATTGGAAAAAAGGAATCTCCCAGTCAGCTATATCATCCCAGTCTTATCGGAACCGAAACGAGTTGGTAGATATACTGTGGAAACATACGGTTTAAAGCGTTTAGTAGAAGCAACTTTTGAACTACTCCCGGAAGTTGCCAAAAAAGCATTTGTGAAAGAACAGATTGCTAGCCTTAATCTCAAATCAGATGAAGCATTCAAATATGTCACTGGTTATGTAGCTTCTTCCGCTATTATCGGTGCTTCGCCAATTCCGTTTTCCGATGCTTTCCTGCTAGTGCCAATACAAACTACAATGCTGGCACACATCACGGCGATTTTTGGATTGCCTTTTGACAAAGCATTTATCGGTGCTATATTATCTGCGAGCATCGGTGCAGGGGGGATGGCGGCTGCTGGCAGATTTATTGTGACTAATTTAATCAAGCTGATACCGGGTGCAGGTACACTTGTAGGAGGTGCGATCGCAGCATCAACTGCCGCAACTCTAACACTAGCACTCGGTCTATCATACATTGAGTTGCTCAAAAGATATATGAAAGCTCAAATCAACGGAGAAACAATATCTCTGCCCAATTTAACGAGAATGTTCGCGGAATTGTACAAAGATTATATACAGACAGGACGGACAACACCAGAAGATGACGACTGGCATCCCCGCGAAATCGATATCGATTAG